One genomic segment of Pseudomonas sp. p1(2021b) includes these proteins:
- a CDS encoding helix-turn-helix transcriptional regulator, producing the protein MLEGLGRTQQDLLNALLYQPGGMSIDELSQALAVTRTAVRQHLAALERDGLVQRGATRPTGRRPEQLHQLTDRARELFPRQYPLLANLLIDQVAGLIGQDALLALMRNLGRKLAEDMEQKVVDEARIVEHMNNAGYEAQVFFRSSGEPEIVAHNCVFHHLAKAHPVVCELDLALIGALGGGEAVHQECMLRGGAVCRFSLKAPGEPQLI; encoded by the coding sequence ATGCTCGAAGGCTTGGGCCGTACTCAGCAGGACCTGCTCAACGCGTTGCTCTACCAGCCTGGAGGCATGAGCATCGACGAGCTGTCGCAGGCCCTGGCGGTCACCCGCACCGCGGTGCGCCAGCACCTGGCGGCGCTGGAGCGTGACGGCCTGGTCCAACGCGGCGCCACCCGGCCTACCGGGCGGCGCCCGGAGCAGCTGCACCAGCTCACCGACCGCGCCCGGGAGCTGTTTCCACGGCAGTATCCGCTATTGGCGAACCTGCTGATCGACCAAGTCGCCGGGCTGATCGGCCAGGACGCGCTGTTGGCGCTGATGCGCAACCTTGGGCGCAAGTTGGCCGAGGACATGGAGCAGAAGGTGGTCGACGAGGCGCGCATCGTCGAGCACATGAACAATGCCGGCTACGAGGCGCAGGTATTCTTTCGGTCGTCCGGCGAGCCTGAGATCGTGGCCCACAACTGCGTGTTCCATCACCTGGCCAAGGCCCACCCGGTGGTCTGCGAGCTGGACCTGGCGTTGATCGGAGCGTTGGGCGGGGGGGAGGCGGTGCACCAGGAGTGCATGTTGCGTGGTGGGGCGGTATGCCGGTTTTCGCTCAAGGCGCCAGGTGAGCCGCAACTCATATGA